Genomic DNA from Canis aureus isolate CA01 chromosome 4, VMU_Caureus_v.1.0, whole genome shotgun sequence:
agtagaagatttttgtttttatcattttaatgataATGATACTTAAACAGTAGTTTTCTTTGGGAAAGAACTAGTTAACACTTTTCGTGCACCCTAGGTTTCACAAGCGATTTCATTCAGTGAGCCTTTTTTCTACTGCCTACTCCACTGTTAGGTATTTTGGAATTGGCCATTGACCCCTTGGGATGAAAAAGTGTGGTACTCCTACATAGCTTTAGAAaagtagaggggatccctgggtggcgcagcggtttagtgcctgcctttggcccagggcgcgatcctggagacccgggatcgaatcccccgtcaggctcccggtgcatggagcctgcttctccctctgcctgtgtctctgcctctctctctcattctgtgtgactatgataaataaatttaaaaacaaatttaaaaaaaaaaaaaaaagagaagaaaagtagaaaatttcTTACTCTCCAGTATTTCATCTATAAGCTTCAAATATCTTCCTAGGCAGTAAGGTCTTTTCAAAACTTAATTTATGGTTTTGTGTAAGAATTAAAAGTTCTTCACATAAATATTAATTGGGTTTTTCTTTCAAGAATggcagttttcaaatatttataaacctGGGAGCAGACAGGGACTTctgactgaaaataaaaataacatgatccTTGAGCCTGGTAATTTTTCAGCATTTTAGTTTGCTCCGAAGTaatctttttatttgtatgtattttgacACCTGACACATATGTAGGAAAACTATAAACTtaatttctaaagtatttttaactTTGGAAAATAAAGGTTTTTAGCTTAGTAAATCTTCCCTTGTAGAAATTTTTCTATCCCAAAATTCATTTTATGTGGCAACAGTGACTTGTACACCCACCCCCATGAATCTAGAATCAAACATGATCAAATAAGAGAAAtcaggtccctgggtggctcagtcacttaagtatctgcctttgggtcagatcatatcaaggtcctgggatccagcagaGTCAGGCtctctgtctgcttctccttctccctctgttcttccccgcTCAGgcaccctcccctctctctctccactctcaaatttttaaaaaataaatcattttggtTATATCAGAATCATTCCTATGTTTTATGTAATGTCCACTGAAAAGTGTCCTCATTATCTACCTGTTCAGCAGATTGGGAAAATTCTGAAGCCATCTCTGACTTACTGGATCAGTAGAGCTACCCTgtattgtcttttctttcagtGTGTTGTCCAAGCAAACAGTTGCTGTGAATTTCTTGTCTGTAAATTTTAGTATTGCTGCTTGCTACTAGGGatttgaaaattgagaaaatttagtcaatttcttttatattttagttgCTTATAAAAATCTTTAGGTGACACAAATGTTATGGCTGCTGGGGTCTTACCCCCCAGATTATAGTCTTAAGTCATTTTACTATTAAAGAGGTTTCCTTTTTAACACTGTCTTTAATGTCTAAACTTGGGTTTCAAATACAAtaaatgagcttttaaaaaaaatgaactatttctcCAGAAGAAGATAATTAGAATTACTCCTTcctcatttaatattatttactgTACTGATTTCAGTAAGTGTAAATTCTGAAATGGAGAAATGTATAGAATCCTTTCTTGTTGAATTGTATGTTACTGGTTTCTAATACTCacatatatcaaataaaatactaatattaatatcaaataaaatacaaatatttaagaaacagattttgGAGGGAACTAGTTTCCCATGACCGCTTACACATAAAAAACTGTGAGGTATATTTTGTTCTGAGGTTTTTTGTAATGTATGTATTAGAGTATTTTGTATTAAGTATTAAATTATTCTTGAGTCTCTGTCATTTTGTTTATGATCTCAGAGAATTGAAACAGACCTGGAACAAACTAGGATTCAGAGAAGTTAATGGTTTTTCCAAAGTCATATAATATAAGTCCAGTTGGTGAAAGAACATCAAGTCCCAAACCCAAATGATATAACTCCCTGCCCAAATGTGCCCAATAGACTTCTCTTCAACATTATTAGCAGCTAATTTTATTAACCAGATGTACCAAAGAAACATAACGTTTAATGAGCAAAGAATAAGTTCTTTTTAAGGAGGTACTTTTTCCCTTAGGTTACTTGAAGTAATTATAGGCcaattttattacattaaaatctTATTAGAAATATTATCAAGCCCTAGGTAATGACCTATTTATTAAAACAGGTCCAAATTTGGACCAATTATTGGTCCAAATTTTTCCTGATTCCCCTGGGGCATATGATGAGTATTTAATAGGGTGAAAAGGAATACCTACCTGAGCAGGAATTGAAAGGCCCTGGGCGAGCTCTAAGCATCTTACGTTACAggtttttagaaaatgtataaagCAATACTTCAAAGGGAAAAAGTTGAGTTGCACATAGAAGAAGCATCTTACCCCAGAATGTTATTGACTGCATGATTCAGCATATAAGTTTGTGGCTAATTAACTAGTacctaatttgcatttctaaagttgatatatacacatatacatatgttttttgtttttgtttttttaatccacagcTTTCCCATGGTTTGGCATGGACATTGGGGGGACTCTAGTAAAGCTCTCATATTTTGAACCTATTGATATCACAGCAgaggaagaacaagaagaagTTGAGAGCCTAAAAAGTATCCGGAAATATTTGACTTCTAATGTAGCATATGGATCCACTGGTATTCGGGATGTACACCTTGAACTGAAGGATTTAACACTTTTTGGCCGAAGAGGAAACTTGCACTTTATCAGATTTCCAACCCACGACCTGCCTACTTTTATCCAGATGGGAAGAGATAAAAACTTCTCAACATTACACACGGTGCTATGTGCTACAGGAGGTGGTGCTTACAAGTTTGAAGAAGATTTTCGCACAGTAGGTATCTTACTCAAAGCCAAAAATTgatgctcattctttttttttttttttttttttaagatttatttatttgagagagagagtatgtgcataGGAGTGGGAGGAatgacacagggagagggactaGCAGACAACTCACTGTGGGCCTAGTCCATCATGGgattcagtctcacaaccctgagatcatgcatgacctgagccaaaactaagagttggacttTCAAACAactgccacctaggtgccccctccttatttttaaaataagaggctAGGTTCCCATCTAGCATGTTGCCTAGATTAGTTACCCCTGCTGGATACAGAGGAAGTTTGTATTCATGACTAGCTTTTCATTTGGGGCACTTAAACACCTTTATAGACTGAGTAAAAAATTGCCCAGATTTGGGCTTGTTGTACATAATACTTGGTAAAACTTGCCAAGTTTAGGGACtgttataaagctacaataaaatTCATTGGGATTTCAATGAATTTGGCAGTGTACAAAGCCAAATATAAGTGGGGTTTGAATTACAGTCACTATTATTGACATGTGTTTGCATTGCTTTTGTGTATTATCCATACAGTCCTTTCTCCCAGGGCCATCTctttccctgcccctgcctcttcactaaaaacaaaaacagctgagGCCAGTGTCTTTTGATTAAGTAGACATCTGAATGAGAGTccctattttcccttttttctggttttatccACCAGCCTTACTATGTTCCTATCTCAAAGGAGGTCATTGGGATATGGCAAGAGGACTATGTAACATTGATTATATACTAGTGGGGGTTTGCCAAGCTTCTTCATTCTTCATTAGTCCTTTCATTTGAATAAAAGAAAGTGAGCATTTGGGGCTactgaaatttgttttctttgaaaacatgCATAAaccatttaatttcttaaattcacatTAGAAAAGTCTGTTAATAGAATGTAAGTGATCACTTATATGGCTCACATAAGTAAGCCCCTTAAACTTTGAGATAGTTTAAAAGTCTAaattgttattcatttttttcttttgatggatAATACtgatttgcattcaatttatTGAATGGTTTGAACATAAGAAGTCCTTGCCCACTAAATGTTAGTttgctcctctcctcctctccatcttTGTAAAAACTGAAATATCCCCACAAATTTCCAGAGTGCATCCAAAGGTAATACCACCATCACTGAGAACCATTGGACTAAGAGATAACGacaggaaacaaaacaagtgaaagtGTATGGGTCATAGATGATTTTCAAGTTTTATAAAGTACATGAAAATTACACATACAGTGCAGTTGAGCCAAGTATTTTGAATACTGTCCCTTTTTCACTTTACAAAAttctatggtgttttgttttgtttgtttatagattGGAAACCTCCACCTGCACAAACTGGATGAACTTGACTGCCTTGTAAAGGGCTTGCTGTATATAGATTCTGTCAGTTTCAATGGACAAGCAGAGTGCTATTATTTTGCTAATGCCTCAGAACCTGAGCGATGCCAAAAGATGCCTTTTAACCTGGATGATCCCTATCCACTGCTGATAGTGAACATTGGTTCAGGAGTCAGTATTTTAGCAGTCCATTCCAAAGACAACTATAAACGAGTAACCGGGACAAGGTAGTGACCTTTTTGTACTTATTGCAGCATTCATGTTGTTTTATACATAGAAGTTGTGAAATCATCTTAATGCTAGCCTCTAACATGCATTTGTGCAGTAGCAAAAAATGTAGATGTGTAAGTATAAGTGTTGCaaataatattgttttataaGGTATGTGTATAAAGATTCAAACTAAAATCATTACATATTTACATTTGCTTAATATCAGTTGGCATCAAAATTTCCATAATTGTAAGAGGGAGTTCTTATCTGGAATGATTCTAAGGACTTGTATTTGCCAAAGCATTCTTGTTGTTTTTCACTGTTTTATAACATATTTAAGCCTGAAATTTGCCACTGGTCAGCTTGCATGATGGTTGGATCAGATTCATATTTAAATGTGGTATCGGATAacattgtaataatttttttttcaagatttatttcatttatttgagaaagcaagagagagcatggggggagaggcagagggagagagagaatctcaagtagactcccctctAAGCACAGATATCCATGCAGagttcagtctcatgaccctaagatcgttacctgagccaaaatcaagaatcagatgctcaaccaactgagccatccacatgCTCTTGTAATAATTCTTAGAGGACAAATTTAACACGAGCTCTTTATGGGATAACATTAATGTTCTAAATATCCCATaaggtatttctttaatttctataaTGCCTGAAATATTGttgtaaaatgaaatttaaaattgtcCTTATGATTCTGATATATACTTTATCAGCTTTTAAGGAGGGTAGAGACTCCTGTTTGAGGAAGATTTGCGGGTTTATGAAGAAAaactcatttccattttaaagtagTACTCTTATTAAagtgataattttttctttatctaagtaaactctacctccatgtggggctcagactcatgaccttgagatgaagagttgcattctccactgactgagccagccaggcacccctaaatgatacttaaattagtatttttttaagatatttttattttttaatgtatttgacaGAGATTGAGCATAAGCACGGGGAGCGGTAGAGGGAGaacgagaagcaggctcttcactgagcagggagcctgatgcagggcttgatctcaggactctgggatcatgacccaaacacaaggcagacactcagctgactgagccacccaggcgccctctatctatctatctatctatctatctatctatctatctatatctatctataaataaagattttatttattcatgagagacacagagaggcagagacataggcagagggagaagcaggctccatgcagggagcccgacatgggactcgatcccgggcttccaggatcacaccctgggttgaaggcagcgctaaaccgctgagccacccaggctgccccctagGCGCcctttaatattttatctctGTGGTTTCTAAAAATCTGCTTCCATTGTTAACTCTCTATGCCATAGAATTACAGGGAAGTATTACCTACTTcaatcaattctaaaagaaatgcAATCCGTTAACTAAATTCCAGGGATAGAGTTTGTTAGAAATTTAggtgaaaggagggaaaatgaatgggaaaaattagagagggtgacaaaacatgagagactactaactctgggaaactgaacaaagggtagtggaaggggaggcaggcgggtggatggggcaactgggtgatgggcactgaggaggacacctGATGGtttgagcacttggtgttatactgtatgttggcaaatcaaacttcaatgaaaaaaaaaggaaaaaaatagaaatttaggtGAGACTGGGAGCAAAGGTTTTGATTCTAGGGATTAGAGAGACATGGTTTCATTTTATCAGCATATCCAGGTAAATTTTTATCCTTAACATATTGACCAGCCTGACAAATTTTCTCACCATATTCATTTTTGGGTCATGCTAAAATGCTAATGTGTCACATTGAATTGATTTCAGCCTTGTCAGACCAAGTAAATAGGCCTTTCACTAAATCATTTTCCTGGAAACCATTTAGAGTtatgttttctccttttatttcatatgatactactttttttttaacacttaaaCTGctttccctccccatccccacacaTAAAGCATTTGTTTTTAGCAATTATAAAGTGTAAGGAATTGGGTAAAGATAATAGAAGATATAAAACATCCCTCCAGCCTTCATGTTGCTTCTACCAACTGATTTTCTCCccctttggtttattttttcatctgACAAGTTTGGTTTGGCATTTTTCTTACCTTCATTATGCTGATATTTCAGCACTTGGCATTAGCAATGTGTTCTTTCTTTGTGCATATTGATAACATGAATACTCCTTTTAATTTTGGAGAAAgaatactttataaatataacttacccagttttctttattttctttagccTTGGAGGGGGTACATTTCTGGGTTTATGCTGTTTATTGACTGGCTGTGAAAGTTTTGAAGAGGCTCTTGAAATGGCATCCAAAGGTGACAGCACCCAAGCTGACAAACTGGTCCGTGATATTTACGGGGGAGATTATGAAAGATTTGGTCTGCCGGGTTGGGCTGTAGCGTCTAGGTGAGTTTAATATTTatgttgtaattaaaaaaataaaagttgcttaTTTAGTTTTTAGAAAGCAACGTATCAAGAAGCTACAAGGGGGCTTACTCCTACCTGGCTTAGGTTCCAAGTTTTGAACAttcatgtaatttaaaaataagatacacGTCAAGTCTGCCCAGGTACACCCTGTAGGAAACCATTTTATTAATTCTTGAGTatcctttcaatatttctttacgcaaataaaaatatatatccttctCACCCCCTTATACAGAAGGTAACTTTCAGAAGGTAAAATTTATATACCATTATACAGCATACTACTTACTCCTG
This window encodes:
- the PANK3 gene encoding pantothenate kinase 3, coding for MKIKDAKKPSFPWFGMDIGGTLVKLSYFEPIDITAEEEQEEVESLKSIRKYLTSNVAYGSTGIRDVHLELKDLTLFGRRGNLHFIRFPTHDLPTFIQMGRDKNFSTLHTVLCATGGGAYKFEEDFRTIGNLHLHKLDELDCLVKGLLYIDSVSFNGQAECYYFANASEPERCQKMPFNLDDPYPLLIVNIGSGVSILAVHSKDNYKRVTGTSLGGGTFLGLCCLLTGCESFEEALEMASKGDSTQADKLVRDIYGGDYERFGLPGWAVASSFGNMIYKEKRETVSKEDLARATLVTITNNIGSVARMCAVNEKINRVVFVGNFLRVNTLSMKLLAYALDYWSKGQLKALFLEHEGYFGAVGALLGLPNFS